A genomic window from Prochlorococcus sp. RS04 includes:
- a CDS encoding L-threonylcarbamoyladenylate synthase, whose amino-acid sequence MNLVDCKSALKTLKSGLPIIFPTDTLPAIGCLPKFSNIIYEFKKRDRDKPLILMGAEHKQLIDYVHESAKEDYENIASKYWPGALTMVIPASEKQTTILTSNDLTLGLRIPNSYMAQSLMRETGPLLTSSANISGFKGSITVEGIALDFPTLKILGPIPWGKRSGKASTIILWKKCGDWRLIRQGEVLVRELY is encoded by the coding sequence ATGAATTTAGTAGACTGCAAATCCGCTTTGAAGACTCTTAAAAGTGGTTTACCTATAATTTTCCCAACTGACACATTACCTGCGATTGGGTGCTTGCCAAAATTTTCAAATATTATTTATGAGTTTAAAAAAAGGGATAGAGATAAACCCTTAATTCTTATGGGGGCAGAACATAAACAATTAATTGATTATGTTCACGAATCAGCTAAAGAAGATTACGAAAATATAGCTTCAAAATATTGGCCTGGAGCTCTGACAATGGTTATTCCTGCTTCAGAAAAGCAGACTACAATCCTCACAAGCAATGATCTTACCCTTGGGTTGAGGATTCCAAATTCATATATGGCTCAATCTCTCATGAGAGAAACAGGTCCATTGTTAACTTCAAGTGCAAATATTTCAGGTTTTAAAGGATCTATTACAGTTGAAGGTATTGCTCTAGACTTCCCTACTCTGAAAATTTTGGGTCCTATCCCCTGGGGAAAAAGAAGTGGAAAAGCAAGTACTATTATATTGTGGAAGAAATGTGGAGATTGGAGACTGATTAGACAAGGAGAAGTATTAGTAAGGG